GCTCAAAATATGATCTTTCGCGCTCAGAATTGTGGCAGAAATCTAATCCCATACCTTTCTGCCCTCAGAACATCTTTGTGTAAGCAAAATTCCCATCTGCCTGCCCTTTCATTTGAGCCAGAAGCAGGTCGGCACGGAACATAGCATCCTCTGCCGCACCGATGTCCAGCTCAGCCATCTCAATTGATAATTGCTAAAACTAAATAGCTAAATCTGAGTGACCAAAGAACACCATAAAAAGATTACGGATTCTTTTAACATTATAAGCAATTTTTCTTAGAACTTATCATCTAAAAACACACTATGTtcacagtgtgtatgtgtgtgtgtgtcagagaaaTATGCATTTTGGCAGGGAAACAGTCAATGACTATAACATCCAGTGTTTCCCCTACCATTATATATAGAGAGCCCTTACTCTATAGTGCGGAATGCCAAGGAATTCGTAgatttttggataaataaatcaaaagttggtctgtcacttacagtttttttcaactgcttacacacatttttaaaactttgcgtctatttttcaaaactttacacacaaacccaagaattgcacacacaaaatgcaaaatgccttacatctcttgcaaaatgaagcactgcattcaaaatatcacaaacacatctcaaaagcaaacatttgtctTATCCCACATAGCAAATTTTATGTGGCCCAGCTCTGGCCCACACAACCCGCTTTTGCTTGGCCCACATACCGCAATGAATTACGGTCCTAGTGTGGACCAGGTCTGGTTTTCAGACAAGGGCCACACATGGGCCATAACTGGCCCAAGTCTCAGCCAAGTTAATTACCCATAACTGGCCCTGAGTTGGGCcagataaaaatgtaacattggAACCAAAACACAACCATAAGTAAACCATATCAACACCAGTCTTTAACCAGAAAGCCCAAAACTGAGCCACACCTGAGCCTGATCCACAGGTGAAATAAACCTAGCAGCCAAATTTGGGCCATGACAGATCCATATCTCGGCCACCCGTATGACCATAGCTGGCCCTATTCTGGTCCTACATGCTGGACCAGATGGGTTCCACATGTCAGCCTCAACAAAACCATAACCAAGCCACTTGATACACACCCCTCCCAGATGAATAGTCACAACAACGACAGTATTCTgaacaagtatttatttatgtttaacatCAAAGCATTGACAGTTGTACAAACAACTCTCTAAAATGGCACTACCCTGTCagttttgcaataaaaataaaaacaaaaataaaacaagtagaaGTTCAGTGccatgtttttgttcatgaagTTTCACTTTAAATGTAACACTTGGACATCCATGTTTCTGGTCAGGAACAAGATGTACTCAATGTATAACGCTTGAACGTCCATGTTTCTTTTCAGGAACAATATTTACTCTACATATAACACTTGAACATCCGTATTTCTAGTCATCAACAAGTTTCACTTCACATAACACTTTAGCGTCTACGTTTATGGTCAGAAACAAGTAGCACGCTTCAAATGAGTTCAAAAACATTCATGATTCTGTCAAGGAACAAGTTGCACTCTGGACAGAGCTTTTGAACATCCATTCCTAACCAGTCGTACTATCCTCACGCACTTTGTTCTTCATCCTCTCTTTTCGGCCACCATCTCTGTCTGGGGCCAGATATATCCATCTTTTAATGGtggcattaatttctttttctgtggCCTCAGATGTCAGACGGTTACGCCTCACAGCTGCTGAAAAACACAAGCACACATGATGTGTAATTAACTTTTGCATCAACAGGTAATGTGGCTATTggataaaatacaatattacagcaaaaactgaaCCCAGGCCCTTTGGACAAACATTCTGGTTTGTCTTTTCCTGTCTACCTGTCTTccctttttaattgtttgttccTCCCCCAGCCCCTCATCATTTAGATTGTCTGAAATAGCTTTTTGTCAGCTCCCAAATTCTGACTGTCTACTATAGGTGAAAGATCATTTTACAAATCCCAGGAACACACTACCACTTTCTTTTGTAGTATAAATTTTTTTCCCTCTATTTTCAAGTTTCATCCTAAAATTACTTTGTTAAACGTGTATCAGAAATTATTTCTACTTgggattttgtttatttttacttcttttaaattcattgtgtgtttttgttatgcAACCTTGAGCTTGTATTGAGGCACTATATACATAAAACGTTATCTCCCTCTTCACTATCTCTTATAGTGTATTCATGCTCAACCACACTGGTTCCAGATTTATTTTCCATTCATGctttaagcatttaaagaaaaagttcacttccagaacaaaaatgtacagataatttactcaccgccttgtcatccaagatgttcatgtctttctttcttcagtcgataataaattatgtttcttgagggaaaaaaaacaaaaaaacaaaaaaaacaggaattatctccatataatggactttaatggtgcccccaagtttgaacttccaaaatgcagtttaaatgtatagAGCTTTACATTTAATAGCGCTTCAAatagctctaaacaatcccagccataTAAGAAgcatcttatctagcaaaatgatcggtcattttcaaaacaaattaagaatttatatactttttaacctcaaacgctcatctaagtctgcgtgaactttgcgtctgcgttttttttttctttttttcggTTCAATTGTgttacagttagggtatgtcgaaaaactcccatcacgTTTTCTTCcgaacttcaaaatcgtcctacatcgctgcagaagtaccgacccagtgtttacaatgtaaacatgcaaagaagatcaaacgccctttacaaaaaaaaaaaaaagacgtagGACAATTTTCATTGAAGAAAAAAACGGAGACAGGAGTTTtcttgacataccctaactgtattgacccagattacacacaCTACGGGTCatagagatgagacaagacaagcatttgaggttaaaatggAACTTCCACTTTGAAAATTTAAACTTTGGgccaccatttaagtccactatatggagaacattcctgaaatgttttcaagaaacaatttcttatcgactaaagaaacaaagacataaacatcttggatgataagggggtgagtaaattatctgtacatttttgatctggaagtggacttctcctttaagtaaagagagaaatttttttgcacttttcttCATCCCTCTTCTTCCCATTTCCTGTTTTTGCCCTCCCATGTGCACTTCTTCTTGTCAACTAAGaacttgaaaattaaattaaaataattttgaagaaGAAAAGTATGAATGACAGTATATATTGGGCATGAATGGCAACTTACCAATCACAACATCTCGTATCTGTAGGCGTAGAAAGCCAATCTTTCCATTCACTCCTCTCATATTGACTTTCCTCGCCAAGGAGTTCGTAAACAGCCCATGCATGATTCTCCAAACACACTCCTGAACATCCGTCCCACCTTTAAGAGCCAGTGTGTTAACCTGAAATCATTTAGTAATTAGTTTTAAGCAGTGGTTTAAGATTTAACTTCAATCCCTAAATACAAAGATTATTATAGATTAAACTGGTCAAAcaactttcttaaaaaaacaaaaaaaaacaaaacttgtgTACACTTAAACTTCTTGTGTGCTCACAAGAAACCGTTGacacttctatagtttttatactgacacacacacacacacacacacatttatataaatcCAGATCTGCACTTTTCACTGTaacaatcttttatttttttctttatataccATTAAACctataaaatttataaacatGCAGAACAATGCACACGGAGCCACGCTGTGTGCCCCATACAACAATTAATCATAGTTTAACATACGATTACAACAGTGTGATCAGAACACGGTGTTCATTATTGTGTGGGCTTTCATGGCTTAGCTTAAAAAGTTACGCTacccaaaaatcaaaagtttataaagttgtaaatatggatattttttcttacaaaaatatgttgttttgcttcagaaagcctttattaacatGCCTGAGCCATGTGGATtgcttttatgatggatggatgcacttttttgggcttcaaccAACCAAACTCCATGTTGACCACAACTCACCacaattataaagcttggaaaagacagggaatttttaaatataactccaattgtgttcatctgaatggaGGAATACACCAAGGACttagatttttgggtgaactatcctttaaagcttttaatgttataaaactaaATGCCCACATACCAATTGTTTATGAAGTTCAGGAGTACTCCGCAGATTGTCCTCCATGTTCTGAAGAGAACCGAGATCTTTGAGTGGCAACAAATTTCGATCCAGGCCTATCTCCGTCTCCTGACTTGATTGCATAGACTGGAGAGTTTTAAAGATAATTCTCTGTTGGTCCACCAGCATTTCCTGTTTTGTTAGTATATTACGAAGAAGGactaagaggaaaaaa
The window above is part of the Labeo rohita strain BAU-BD-2019 unplaced genomic scaffold, IGBB_LRoh.1.0 scaffold_2575, whole genome shotgun sequence genome. Proteins encoded here:
- the LOC127159863 gene encoding uncharacterized protein LOC127159863, whose amino-acid sequence is MLSSGWHGLSESHSSSKSSTETLLRHANVEVRRPAHKSKEVHKKRHSEPSRHPEQHHTRDIQQTSSLQIFLLRNILTKQEMLVDQQRIIFKTLQSMQSSQETEIGLDRNLLPLKDLGSLQNMEDNLRSTPELHKQLVNTLALKGGTDVQECVWRIMHGLFTNSLARKVNMRGVNGKIGFLRLQIRDVVIAAVRRNRLTSEATEKEINATIKRWIYLAPDRDGGRKERMKNKVREDSTTG